The following proteins come from a genomic window of Miscanthus floridulus cultivar M001 chromosome 2, ASM1932011v1, whole genome shotgun sequence:
- the LOC136535611 gene encoding protein STRUBBELIG-RECEPTOR FAMILY 7-like isoform X1 — MARRRGSGGGVLDVARWLMLLSLACYCSISPGGRIFAAADTDPNDLNVLNTLFTSLNSPGQLTGWQANGGDPCGQSWKGITCSGSGVTKIILPNLSLTGNLAYNMNNLGSLVELDMSQNKLGGGAQIQYNLPNMKLENLNLAGNQFAGNLPYSISMMPNLKYLNLNHNQLQGNISDVFSNLYSLSELDLSFNSLTGDLPQSFTGLSSLKKIYLQNNQFTGYINVLANLPLETLNVANNHFTGWIPSQLKKINSLQTDGNSWSTGPAPPPPPYTAPPPPPNHWNGAGQNGDDSSSSGRRSGIGGGGVAGIIISLLVVGSVVAFFLIKRRKHKAAMEEHFEQHQPFTSFPSNEVKDMKPIHESTAVDIESLASPASINLKPPPKIERNKSFDDDDDFSNKPIAKKSNITPIKATVYSVADLQMATDSFSFDNLVGEGTFGRVYRAQLNDGKVLAIKKLDSTVMPFQSSDDFAELVSNISKLHHPNLNELVGYCMEHGQHLLVYDFHRNGSLHDLLRLSDEYSKPLSWNSRIKIALGSARALEYLHEICSPSIIHKNFKSSNILLDSEFNPHLSDAVLASFIPDAEFQVAEQSAGYTAPEVDMTGQYTLKSDVYSFGVVMLELLTGRRPFDSSRPRSEQSLVRWATPQLHDIDALDRMVDPALKGLYPAKSLSRFADVLALCVQPEPEFRPPMSEVVQALVRLVQRANMTKRMLDGDTPRRQDQDQDFI; from the exons ATGGCGAGGAGGAGGGGAAGCGGTGGCGGGGTGCTGGATGTGGCGCGGTGGCTGATGCTGCTGTCCCTGGCATGCTACTGCAGCATTTCGCCAGGCGGACGGATCTTCGCTGCTGCGGACACTGACCCCAACGATC TTAATGTCCTTAACACACTCTTCACCAGTCTGAATTCTCCTGGGCAGCTCACAGGCTGGCAGGCGAATGGCGGCGATCCTTGTGGCCAGTCATGGAAGGGCATTACTTGCTCAGGATCAGGGGTCACTAAAAT CATATTACCAAACTTGTCACTCACCGGAAATTTGGCCTACAACATGAATAACTTGGGTTCATTAGTTGAGCT TGACATGAGCCAAAATAAGCTTGGCGGTGGAGCTCAAATACAGTACAATCTTCCCAATATGAAGCTTGAGAATCT CAATCTTGCAGGAAATCAATTTGCTGGAAATTTACCCTACTCGATTTCAATGATGCCTAATCTTAAGTATTT AAACCTTAATCATAACCAACTACAAGGAAACATCAGTGATGTATTTTCCAACCTTTATAGTTTGTCAGAACT GGATCTCTCCTTTAATTCTCTTACTGGTGATCTACCACAAAGTTTCACTGGATTGTCAAGCCTGAAAAAAAT ATACTTGCAGAACAACCAATTTACTGGTTATATCAATGTCTTAGCTAATCTCCCCCTTGAAACTCT GAATGTTGCGAACAACCATTTCACTGGTTGGATTCCTAGTCAGCTTAAGAAGATAAACAGTCTACA GACTGATGGAAATTCTTGGAGCACAGGACcagcgccaccgccacctccatatACAGCACCGCCGCCTCCTCCAAACCATTGGAACGGCGCAGGTCAGAATGGTGATGATTCATCAAGTTCTGGTAGAAGATCTGGCATAGGCGGTGGAGGTGTAGCAGGAATCATTATATCGTTGCTGGTTGTTGGATCAGTTGTTGCATTTTTCCtgatcaaaagaagaaaacacaaAGCTGCTATGGAAGAACACTTTGAACAGCACCAGCCGTTCACTTCCTTCCCTTCAAATGAAGTTAAAG ACATGAAGCCTATTCATGAGTCCACTGCAGTAGACATAGAGTCTTTGGCTTCACCTGCTTCAATTAATCTTAAACCACCCCCGAAGATAGAACGGAACAAAtcatttgatgatgatgatgatttttcAAACAAGCCTATTGCAAAGAAAAGTAATATAACACCTATAAAGGCAACTGTTTATTCAGTTGCAGATCTACAGATGGCAACAGATAGCTTCAGCTTCGACAACCTTGTTGGAGAGGGTACTTTTGGACGTGTTTACAGGGCACAGTTGAATGATGGAAAG GTTCTGGCCATCAAGAAATTAGACAGTACTGTGATGCCATTTCAATCATCTGACGACTTTGCTGAACTGGTCTCGAACATTTCAAAATTGCACCATCCGAATCTGAATGAGCTTGTGGGCTATTGCATGGAACATGGCCAGCACTTGCTTGTTTATGATTTCCACAGGAATGGATCGCTTCATGATCTACTCCGCCTTTCAGATGAGTACAGCAAGCCACTTAGCTGGAACTCTCGTATCAAGATTGCACTTGGCTCTGCCCGTGCACTGGA GTACCTTCATGAAATATGTTCTCCATCCATCATCCATAAGAATTTCAAGTCATCAAACATTTTGCTGGACTCAGAATTCAATCCACACCTTTCAGATGCTGTACTTGCAAGCTTTATTCCTGATGCTGAATTCCAG GTAGCAGAACAAAGTGCCGGATACACTGCCCCAGAAGTGGACATGACCGGTCAGTACACCCTCAAGAGTGATGTCTACAGCTTTGGAGTTGTCATGCTTGAGCTATTGACAGGACGTAGGCCATTTGACAG CTCTAGACCCAGGTCAGAGCAGTCACTTGTGCGGTGGGCAACACCCCAGCTGCATGACATCGATGCATTGGacaggatggtcgatcctgcactCAAGGGTCTATACCCAGCCAAATCTCTATCCCGATTTGCTGATGTCCTTGCCCTGTGTGTCCAG CCTGAACCAGAATTCAGGCCACCAATGTCAGAGGTGGTGCAAGCATTGGTTCGACTTGTGCAGAGGGCCAACATGACGAAGAGAATGCTTGATGGAGATACTCCTCGGCGACAAGACCAGGACCAAGATTTCATATGA
- the LOC136535611 gene encoding protein STRUBBELIG-RECEPTOR FAMILY 6-like isoform X2, whose translation MNNLGSLVELDMSQNKLGGGAQIQYNLPNMKLENLNLAGNQFAGNLPYSISMMPNLKYLNLNHNQLQGNISDVFSNLYSLSELDLSFNSLTGDLPQSFTGLSSLKKIYLQNNQFTGYINVLANLPLETLNVANNHFTGWIPSQLKKINSLQTDGNSWSTGPAPPPPPYTAPPPPPNHWNGAGQNGDDSSSSGRRSGIGGGGVAGIIISLLVVGSVVAFFLIKRRKHKAAMEEHFEQHQPFTSFPSNEVKDMKPIHESTAVDIESLASPASINLKPPPKIERNKSFDDDDDFSNKPIAKKSNITPIKATVYSVADLQMATDSFSFDNLVGEGTFGRVYRAQLNDGKVLAIKKLDSTVMPFQSSDDFAELVSNISKLHHPNLNELVGYCMEHGQHLLVYDFHRNGSLHDLLRLSDEYSKPLSWNSRIKIALGSARALEYLHEICSPSIIHKNFKSSNILLDSEFNPHLSDAVLASFIPDAEFQVAEQSAGYTAPEVDMTGQYTLKSDVYSFGVVMLELLTGRRPFDSSRPRSEQSLVRWATPQLHDIDALDRMVDPALKGLYPAKSLSRFADVLALCVQPEPEFRPPMSEVVQALVRLVQRANMTKRMLDGDTPRRQDQDQDFI comes from the exons ATGAATAACTTGGGTTCATTAGTTGAGCT TGACATGAGCCAAAATAAGCTTGGCGGTGGAGCTCAAATACAGTACAATCTTCCCAATATGAAGCTTGAGAATCT CAATCTTGCAGGAAATCAATTTGCTGGAAATTTACCCTACTCGATTTCAATGATGCCTAATCTTAAGTATTT AAACCTTAATCATAACCAACTACAAGGAAACATCAGTGATGTATTTTCCAACCTTTATAGTTTGTCAGAACT GGATCTCTCCTTTAATTCTCTTACTGGTGATCTACCACAAAGTTTCACTGGATTGTCAAGCCTGAAAAAAAT ATACTTGCAGAACAACCAATTTACTGGTTATATCAATGTCTTAGCTAATCTCCCCCTTGAAACTCT GAATGTTGCGAACAACCATTTCACTGGTTGGATTCCTAGTCAGCTTAAGAAGATAAACAGTCTACA GACTGATGGAAATTCTTGGAGCACAGGACcagcgccaccgccacctccatatACAGCACCGCCGCCTCCTCCAAACCATTGGAACGGCGCAGGTCAGAATGGTGATGATTCATCAAGTTCTGGTAGAAGATCTGGCATAGGCGGTGGAGGTGTAGCAGGAATCATTATATCGTTGCTGGTTGTTGGATCAGTTGTTGCATTTTTCCtgatcaaaagaagaaaacacaaAGCTGCTATGGAAGAACACTTTGAACAGCACCAGCCGTTCACTTCCTTCCCTTCAAATGAAGTTAAAG ACATGAAGCCTATTCATGAGTCCACTGCAGTAGACATAGAGTCTTTGGCTTCACCTGCTTCAATTAATCTTAAACCACCCCCGAAGATAGAACGGAACAAAtcatttgatgatgatgatgatttttcAAACAAGCCTATTGCAAAGAAAAGTAATATAACACCTATAAAGGCAACTGTTTATTCAGTTGCAGATCTACAGATGGCAACAGATAGCTTCAGCTTCGACAACCTTGTTGGAGAGGGTACTTTTGGACGTGTTTACAGGGCACAGTTGAATGATGGAAAG GTTCTGGCCATCAAGAAATTAGACAGTACTGTGATGCCATTTCAATCATCTGACGACTTTGCTGAACTGGTCTCGAACATTTCAAAATTGCACCATCCGAATCTGAATGAGCTTGTGGGCTATTGCATGGAACATGGCCAGCACTTGCTTGTTTATGATTTCCACAGGAATGGATCGCTTCATGATCTACTCCGCCTTTCAGATGAGTACAGCAAGCCACTTAGCTGGAACTCTCGTATCAAGATTGCACTTGGCTCTGCCCGTGCACTGGA GTACCTTCATGAAATATGTTCTCCATCCATCATCCATAAGAATTTCAAGTCATCAAACATTTTGCTGGACTCAGAATTCAATCCACACCTTTCAGATGCTGTACTTGCAAGCTTTATTCCTGATGCTGAATTCCAG GTAGCAGAACAAAGTGCCGGATACACTGCCCCAGAAGTGGACATGACCGGTCAGTACACCCTCAAGAGTGATGTCTACAGCTTTGGAGTTGTCATGCTTGAGCTATTGACAGGACGTAGGCCATTTGACAG CTCTAGACCCAGGTCAGAGCAGTCACTTGTGCGGTGGGCAACACCCCAGCTGCATGACATCGATGCATTGGacaggatggtcgatcctgcactCAAGGGTCTATACCCAGCCAAATCTCTATCCCGATTTGCTGATGTCCTTGCCCTGTGTGTCCAG CCTGAACCAGAATTCAGGCCACCAATGTCAGAGGTGGTGCAAGCATTGGTTCGACTTGTGCAGAGGGCCAACATGACGAAGAGAATGCTTGATGGAGATACTCCTCGGCGACAAGACCAGGACCAAGATTTCATATGA
- the LOC136540523 gene encoding uncharacterized protein, producing MERNCDGHGDPSQQHLGCRQCTDGQANQQRLHDGGVHQTPAVEGNSKRRRLTFQNKAAEPEASPSQRTRRAFLRTRTRTRTRTRREILVREWGKLGSAIRRAAAVCLAPSTGADEDDLDLPYYVQLDKVTTRAVRGEAFGPLYLVT from the exons ATGGAAAGGAACTGCGACGGTCACGGGGATCCTTCGCAGCAGCATCTCGGTTGTCGCCAG TGCACTGACGGCCAAGCAAACCAACAACGGCTGCACGACGGAGGCGTTCATCAGACACCTGCTGTAGAAGGGAACTCGAAGAGGAGGCGCCTGACGTTTCAGAACAAGGCGGCTGAACCTGAAGCTTCCCCGAGCCAGAGGACGCGCCGAGCGTTCctccgcacccgcacccgcacccgcacccgcacccgcaggGAGATCCTAGTCAGAGAATGGGGCAAATTGGGCAGCGCGATcaggcgagcagcagcagtcTGTCTCGCGCCGTCGACCGGCGCTGACGAGGACGACCTTGATCTCCCTTATTACGTGCAGCTCGACAAGGTGACTACCCGTGCAGTCCGCGGAGAGGCATTTGGCCCGCTTTACCTGGTTACATGA